GCCAGCGCCAGCGCTTCCGGCGGCTCAGCCGTCCACGACAACGCGGACGCCCTGGAACAAGGCAGCAGCagccagctccgccgccgccacgccggcgGCCAACAGGCGggcgaggccggcggcggggacgcgGGCAAGGAGGAGCCCGCGCCGCCGTCGGTGGAGCAGGCGTTCGCGGACCTGCCCGTGCCGTCGTGGCGGGAGCAGCTGACGGTGCGCGCCTTCGTGGTGGGgtccctcctcgccgtcgtgttCAACATCATCCTCATGAAGATCGACCTCACCACGGGCATCAACCCCTCGCTCAACGTCTGCGCCAGCCTCCTCAGCTACTTCCTCGTCCGCGTCTGGACCAAGGCCATCGAGAGCTGCGGCTTGCTCAGGCAGCCCTTCACGCGACAGGAGAACACCATGATCCAGACCTGCGTCGTCTCCGCCTACGGCATCACCTTCACCGGTAAAAGCCCAAACCCGAGCCCTTCCCTCATTAGCTCATGCTTTTATTTTATGCGCCGTCTTGCTCGTCAAATTTCTGATGGCTCGTCTACCGTTGGAATGTTGGATCTTTATGGCCTAAAATCAAGTACTTGGGGAAAAGGACTCCCATTATTTTTAATCCCATGTTTGTTTTTACTTGTGAGCGGAAACAAAGAAAAATTACTAACTTAGATCGAAGGAAAAGCAGAGTAACTAGAAGGAAAAATTTCCTAAAATTGAAAATCTAAAAGACAAGAAAATCACTTGAAGAGATAAGATGagttaaaaaatatatataaacAAGACAAGTAATCCTATTAGAGTCAACACAGACCCCTGAAACAAATAATAAAAATCATGAGGCGGATTTGATGAATGTATAAATAGAAAAAAAACTCAATTTTTGATTAGTCATTTTTTAAAGAATAAAAAGGATATATGGATTGTGAATCCCTGTAGAAACAAAGAAAAAGTTAACTAGGCTAGCAAACCGCAATAGAAACCAAAACATAGATGAAATATATGTGTTAGATGTGGAAAGATTATGATAGTGAACCCACCAAAGAGATAAAAGACAAAAAAAATCGTACAATTGGAAAGACTTCGACTGCAATTTTGCATACAATGATCTTTGAATCGATTTCTATGGATATGCCCAATCTATCTTTGTAATAACAATTTCCAGAGCAAGCACTACCTGGCGAACTGTTATGACAATGCAAGGAGTTACTACAAGGTATAAGTGCTGGAATTAAAATACAATTTACCAAAGTTAAAAGATTTGATGTCATGGAAATGGTAGCTGTAACATGTAACTTTAAGGAACCCATCATGAACCCTTTTCTCTTGCATAAATAAATGGAGCCTTAGGAATTTGCAGTCTTCCTTCTACAAATGTAACTTCTGAAATAAAGTTAAAATATTTGATTGATCAGGTACTTCAAAATGATTTATGGTAGAAGTGGAGGTCTTCTGTGTGGATGAAAAGCTGCATAGTTGGTACAGTTTGTCTGCTAAGTATTATAGCAACATCTGCTTGCACGATGGACTTGGCTCGTCTTCCAATTTTAAGATGACCAGCATTGCATACTGTTCTTGATCTGCCCAACCAAATCAAACCAGCAATGAATAAATTGGAGAAACTTAAACACCAAGAGACCAAGTGAAAGGTTTTACACTCAGTCACTCACCCAACTGCAGTATGCCACCCTTTTGAAGCAAAAGAAGCCCCAATTTGCATTCCTACAGAGAACCCTAGGAGTTAAATCCAAGTAAAATGAAATCAACACAAGCAAAAATAATTTCTCACCTCACTGTTGACACCGGATACTTGCCCACTAACGGATAACATATTAACATGCACTGTTGGCATGTTGCCATTTTGATTGAAACAATCTCCGGTGAAGGCTCCTCAAATAAAATCATCCTGTCCAAAGTGAAAGATATTGCTGCCTGTCCATCATAGGAAACCAGTTTGCCACAGCCCCTACCCCTGTTATCAGTCCTGTGTTACCTATGCTAGCCCCCCAAAGTGATTCCTGACTTTGTACAACTCAACCTATGCTTGTTGCTTGTCGGTTTTTCCATCATCCAATCCACAACAAATCGAATGAAACCACTTGAAATATCAATTAACATGGGGTATATCTTAGAAATTAGTTCTGAGTAGGCAAGGCATTGTTCCCTGGGTCATGGGCCATGCTTGTATTTTGAATAAGATTATGGATGTTGTTACTGACACAGAATACATTTAGATTTGACATTGCATGATGATTCCTACAATTTATTTTGTGGTACTTTAGCGTAGTGAGATACCCGTGACAATATAATTATAGCATATAGTTGTGATTCACAAATTCTAATTCAACAGGTGGATTTAGCAGTTATCTGTTTGGTATGAGTGGAACTATTGCTAATAAAGTAACAGAGGCCAATGATGCCCAGAATATCAAGGAACCCCACCTCGGATGGATGATAGGGTTTATGTTCCTCGTCAGTTTCGTTGGCCTTTTTGCTCTGGTGCCTCTGAGAAAGGTATATGCTTCCCTTTCCGACTCTATTCTTCCAGGACATTTTGCAAAAAGAAATTTCTATGATTATCAACGGGGATGCATGTTTTCAGGTTATGATAGTGGATTACAAACTGACTTACCCAAGTGGTACTGCGACCGCTTACCTCATCAATGGATTCCACGCACCTCAGGGTACCGAGCGTGCAAAGTAGGCAACATGAACTCTTGTCGCTCGTCATTATCAAAAATCAAACATTGTTACTGATAAGATCATATTCTATTTCAGGAAGCAAGTTCGGACGTTGGGCAAATACTTCTCACTTAGCTTCCTTTGGGCATTCTTCCAGTGGTTCTACACAGCTGGGAAACACTGTGGATTCGGGTCCTTCCCAACACTTGGCCTTGAAGCTTATAAAAACAGGTTAGTATAGATGTGTCCTTGAACAAAAAGACAACAAGCGATTCTAATGCCAGAAAGATTAGATCCCTACTTATTTATATAGTGACTATCACGGAGTGATAGACTAATACGTGCAGTATTCAGGTGCATCAACTAATCTATTTGGCTGAGGAGTTGTCTGCTGGCTATTCTCGATTTTATGATATTTCTCTCCTGTATGATTAGTCATACTCCTATTTTTCTTAACTTAATTGGCATTTTCCAGGTTCTTTTTTGATTTCTCACCTACTTATGTTGGTGTTGGAATGATCTGCCCATATATCGTAAATATGTCTCTTCTTCTTGGAGGCATCATCTCGTGGGGAGTAATGTGGCCATTGATCAGCACAAAGAAAGGAAGCTGGTACCCCGAGACTCTACCAGATAGTAGTCTACATGGACTGCAAGGTTACAGGGTAAACTATAATTTGGTCCTACTAGCAAGCAAGCTTTTGCTTTGCACAACCAAATGTATTACCCAGAACTGACGATGTAACAATGCAGGTGTTTATAACCATAGCAGTAATTCTTGGGGATGGCATGTACAACATCTTAAAGGTACTTGCTCGCATAATAGAAGCCTTCATATCAAGGTACAGGAATAGAAATACAAACATGCTTCCTGTGTCCGACGATGGCACCCCAGTCACTAACACTGATGCTGAGTCATTCGACGAAAAGCGTCGTGCTGAGCTATTCATGAAGGATCAAATTCCCACTAAAGTTGCATTTGGAGGCTATGT
The sequence above is drawn from the Panicum hallii strain FIL2 chromosome 7, PHallii_v3.1, whole genome shotgun sequence genome and encodes:
- the LOC112901606 gene encoding probable metal-nicotianamine transporter YSL11 isoform X2, translated to MAPGTASASASGGSAVHDNADALEQGSSSQLRRRHAGGQQAGEAGGGDAGKEEPAPPSVEQAFADLPVPSWREQLTVRAFVVGSLLAVVFNIILMKIDLTTGINPSLNVCASLLSYFLVRVWTKAIESCGLLRQPFTRQENTMIQTCVVSAYGITFTGGFSSYLFGMSGTIANKVTEANDAQNIKEPHLGWMIGFMFLVSFVGLFALVPLRKDILQKEISMIINGDACFQVMIVDYKLTYPSGTATAYLINGFHAPQGTERAKKQVRTLGKYFSLSFLWAFFQWFYTAGKHCGFGSFPTLGLEAYKNRFFFDFSPTYVGVGMICPYIVNMSLLLGGIISWGVMWPLISTKKGSWYPETLPDSSLHGLQGYRVFITIAVILGDGMYNILKVLARIIEAFISRYRNRNTNMLPVSDDGTPVTNTDAESFDEKRRAELFMKDQIPTKVAFGGYVVLAAITIGCLPLIIPQLKWYHILAAYILAPALAFCNAYGCGLTNWSFASAYGKLAIFSFGAWAGASHGGVLVGLAACGVMMSIVGTAADLMQDFKTGYLTLASPRSMFISQVIGTAMGCVIAPCIFWLFYKSFDVGASDGAYPAPYTIMYRNMAIMGVDGLSLPKHCLTLCYIFFAVSFTVNLMKDLVPKKVAKFIPIPMAVAIPFYVGAFFTIDMFLGCTILFIWEWKNKAEADSLGPAVASGFMCGDGLWALPEAVLSLANVKPPICMKFLSRSVNAKVDSFLEN
- the LOC112901606 gene encoding probable metal-nicotianamine transporter YSL11 isoform X1, which translates into the protein MAPGTASASASGGSAVHDNADALEQGSSSQLRRRHAGGQQAGEAGGGDAGKEEPAPPSVEQAFADLPVPSWREQLTVRAFVVGSLLAVVFNIILMKIDLTTGINPSLNVCASLLSYFLVRVWTKAIESCGLLRQPFTRQENTMIQTCVVSAYGITFTGGFSSYLFGMSGTIANKVTEANDAQNIKEPHLGWMIGFMFLVSFVGLFALVPLRKVMIVDYKLTYPSGTATAYLINGFHAPQGTERAKKQVRTLGKYFSLSFLWAFFQWFYTAGKHCGFGSFPTLGLEAYKNRFFFDFSPTYVGVGMICPYIVNMSLLLGGIISWGVMWPLISTKKGSWYPETLPDSSLHGLQGYRVFITIAVILGDGMYNILKVLARIIEAFISRYRNRNTNMLPVSDDGTPVTNTDAESFDEKRRAELFMKDQIPTKVAFGGYVVLAAITIGCLPLIIPQLKWYHILAAYILAPALAFCNAYGCGLTNWSFASAYGKLAIFSFGAWAGASHGGVLVGLAACGVMMSIVGTAADLMQDFKTGYLTLASPRSMFISQVIGTAMGCVIAPCIFWLFYKSFDVGASDGAYPAPYTIMYRNMAIMGVDGLSLPKHCLTLCYIFFAVSFTVNLMKDLVPKKVAKFIPIPMAVAIPFYVGAFFTIDMFLGCTILFIWEWKNKAEADSLGPAVASGFMCGDGLWALPEAVLSLANVKPPICMKFLSRSVNAKVDSFLEN